Proteins encoded by one window of uncultured Bacteroides sp.:
- the uxuA gene encoding mannonate dehydratase, with protein sequence MEKTWRWFGKKDKITLSMLRQIGVEGIVTALHDVPNGEIWTLEAIKKLKDYIEAAGLRWSVVESLPVSESIKYAGADRDQLIANYKVSLANLGKAGVKTVCYNFMPVIDWIRTDLEHPWPDGTSSLYFDKIRFAYFDCHILKREGAEKDYTPEELVKVSELDKTITEAEKDDLINTIIVKTQGFVNGNIKEGDQNPVAIFNRLLDLYKGIDKNALRANMKYFLEQIMPVCDEYGINMCVHPDDPPFQMLGLPRIVAGEADIDWFLHAVDNPHNGLTFCAGSLSAGLHNDVPVLAKKYVNRVHFVHLRSTEATPDGNFMESSHLGGRGHVIDLVRIFEKERPEVPMRVDHGRLMLDDGDKGYNPGYSFHGRMFALAQVDGIMATVRDELSK encoded by the coding sequence ATGGAAAAGACCTGGAGATGGTTCGGAAAGAAGGATAAGATTACTCTTTCCATGCTGAGACAGATAGGAGTGGAGGGCATTGTGACTGCCCTGCACGATGTGCCCAATGGGGAAATATGGACACTCGAAGCGATAAAGAAACTTAAAGATTATATTGAAGCAGCAGGCCTTCGGTGGTCGGTTGTGGAGAGTTTGCCCGTTAGCGAAAGCATCAAGTATGCCGGGGCGGACAGGGATCAGCTGATAGCCAATTACAAAGTAAGTCTGGCTAATCTGGGTAAGGCAGGTGTGAAGACAGTTTGCTACAACTTTATGCCGGTGATTGACTGGATTCGTACGGACCTGGAACATCCATGGCCCGATGGTACCAGCTCGCTTTACTTCGATAAAATCCGCTTTGCTTACTTTGACTGCCATATTCTGAAACGTGAGGGAGCTGAAAAGGACTATACACCTGAGGAATTAGTAAAGGTTAGTGAACTGGATAAAACCATTACCGAAGCAGAGAAAGACGATCTGATCAATACCATTATCGTAAAGACACAAGGCTTTGTGAATGGAAATATCAAGGAAGGCGATCAGAATCCGGTAGCCATCTTCAACAGATTACTGGATTTATACAAAGGGATTGACAAGAATGCGCTTCGTGCAAATATGAAATACTTTCTGGAACAAATTATGCCTGTGTGCGATGAATATGGAATAAACATGTGTGTACATCCCGATGATCCTCCTTTCCAGATGCTTGGACTTCCACGTATTGTTGCCGGAGAGGCAGACATCGACTGGTTCCTTCATGCGGTTGATAATCCGCACAACGGACTCACGTTTTGTGCCGGTTCGCTGAGTGCCGGACTGCATAATGATGTGCCTGTATTGGCTAAGAAATATGTGAATCGTGTTCACTTTGTGCATCTTCGCAGTACAGAGGCTACACCGGATGGTAACTTCATGGAATCTTCTCATCTGGGTGGGAGAGGACATGTTATTGATCTGGTCCGCATTTTTGAAAAAGAGAGACCGGAAGTGCCTATGCGTGTAGACCACGGCAGACTGATGCTTGATGATGGCGACAAAGGTTATAATCCCGGTTATTCTTTCCACGGACGCATGTTCGCACTTGCTCAGGTAGATGGAATTATGGCAACAGTGAGAGACGAATTATCAAAATAA
- a CDS encoding alpha-glucuronidase family glycosyl hydrolase → MKLYFYTLLFVFIPGIVFAEDGSQLWLRYQSLPENQAKALSTVITSVACDEPSDNLAFGELQVAWRQLTGTELPVTRSVQEHSLVIGTKNSKLIQPFGLSKELQLLGNEGFIIRTMKHQGKDCLVLASEGETGVLYAVFNLLRTIQTVLPFPSSMNVKEKPAYKIRVLNHWDNPDGTIERGYAGYSLWKWKDLPGKLSPRYKEYARANASIGINGTVLNNVNASPEILSAAYLQKVKALAAVFRPYGIRVYLSVNFSSPAALGGLPTSDPLNKDVRRWWFAKAKEIYSLIPDFGGFLVKANSEGLPGPQDFGRTHADGANMLADALKPYHGIVMWRAFVYKSGMDDRAGQAYKEFLPLDGKFRSNVILQVKNGPIDFQPREPISALFGAMKHTPIMPEFQITQEYLGESNHLVFLAPLYKECLDSDTYCSGKGSTVAKVTDGTLFPNPNTAIAGVANIGEDTNWCGHHFAQANWYAFGRLAWNHELTSDQIADEWIKLTFNDKKEFVKPVKEMMLESREAAVNYMMPLGLHHLFAWGHHYGPEPWCAVEGARPDWLPSYYHKADSLGIGFNRTLSGSNSASQYNSPLREEYNDLSSCPEQLILWFHHVPWSYKMHNGLTLWEELCYTYDKGVQQVREFQKTWDRMEPYVDAQRFKEVQSRLKIQSKDAIWWKDACLLYFQTFSRQPIPFDIERPVNELDDLKKIKLNLQHHN, encoded by the coding sequence ATGAAATTATATTTTTATACACTATTATTTGTTTTTATTCCCGGAATTGTTTTTGCTGAGGATGGTTCGCAACTGTGGCTTCGTTATCAGTCACTTCCAGAGAATCAGGCAAAGGCTTTATCAACTGTTATTACATCTGTGGCTTGTGATGAACCATCAGACAATTTGGCTTTTGGTGAATTGCAGGTTGCGTGGAGACAACTTACTGGAACAGAACTGCCTGTTACTCGTTCGGTTCAGGAACATTCGCTCGTTATTGGAACAAAGAATAGTAAACTTATTCAACCATTTGGGCTAAGCAAAGAATTGCAGTTATTAGGAAATGAAGGCTTTATTATACGTACAATGAAGCATCAGGGTAAAGATTGTCTGGTACTTGCTTCTGAAGGAGAAACTGGAGTACTGTATGCTGTATTCAACCTTTTGAGAACCATACAGACGGTCCTTCCTTTTCCATCTTCTATGAATGTAAAAGAGAAACCAGCTTATAAAATCAGAGTGCTCAACCATTGGGATAATCCCGATGGAACAATTGAGCGTGGATATGCTGGATATTCACTCTGGAAATGGAAAGACCTTCCCGGTAAACTTTCTCCTCGCTATAAAGAATATGCCCGTGCCAATGCTTCAATCGGCATAAACGGAACGGTACTTAATAATGTAAATGCCAGTCCTGAGATTCTGAGCGCAGCCTATTTGCAGAAAGTAAAAGCACTGGCGGCGGTGTTTCGTCCGTATGGCATCCGTGTTTACCTTTCCGTAAACTTTTCTTCGCCAGCTGCACTGGGTGGACTGCCAACTTCTGATCCTTTGAACAAAGATGTTCGCCGTTGGTGGTTTGCAAAGGCAAAGGAGATTTATTCACTGATCCCCGATTTTGGAGGATTTCTGGTAAAAGCCAATTCAGAAGGACTTCCCGGCCCACAGGATTTTGGGCGTACACATGCCGACGGAGCCAATATGCTGGCCGATGCTTTGAAGCCTTACCATGGAATAGTGATGTGGCGTGCCTTTGTTTATAAGTCCGGAATGGACGACAGAGCTGGACAAGCCTATAAAGAATTCCTTCCGCTCGATGGAAAGTTTCGTTCCAATGTAATTCTTCAGGTGAAGAATGGGCCGATTGACTTTCAGCCTCGTGAACCAATCAGTGCATTGTTTGGTGCCATGAAGCATACACCTATCATGCCTGAATTTCAGATTACACAGGAATACCTGGGAGAATCCAATCATCTGGTCTTTCTGGCTCCGCTCTATAAAGAATGCCTTGATAGTGATACTTATTGTTCAGGAAAAGGTTCTACTGTTGCCAAGGTGACAGATGGTACTCTCTTCCCTAATCCAAATACAGCCATTGCCGGAGTAGCAAATATTGGTGAAGATACCAACTGGTGCGGACATCATTTTGCTCAGGCCAACTGGTATGCTTTTGGTCGGTTGGCATGGAATCATGAGCTGACTTCTGATCAGATTGCGGATGAATGGATTAAGCTTACCTTCAATGATAAGAAAGAATTTGTGAAACCTGTAAAGGAGATGATGCTTGAATCACGAGAAGCTGCTGTAAATTACATGATGCCTTTGGGACTTCATCACTTGTTTGCCTGGGGACATCATTACGGTCCCGAGCCTTGGTGCGCTGTTGAAGGCGCAAGGCCCGACTGGCTACCGTCTTATTATCATAAAGCTGATTCATTGGGGATTGGGTTTAACCGTACACTTTCCGGTAGTAACTCCGCTAGTCAGTATAATTCGCCTCTTCGGGAGGAATACAATGACCTGAGCAGTTGCCCGGAACAACTTATCCTTTGGTTTCATCATGTACCATGGAGCTATAAAATGCATAATGGACTGACTTTATGGGAAGAGCTTTGTTATACCTATGACAAGGGAGTACAGCAAGTACGCGAATTCCAGAAAACATGGGACAGAATGGAACCTTATGTTGACGCGCAGCGTTTCAAGGAAGTGCAGTCTCGCCTGAAGATACAAAGCAAGGATGCTATTTGGTGGAAAGATGCTTGTCTGCTTTATTTCCAGACATTCTCACGCCAACCTATTCCTTTTGACATAGAACGCCCAGTGAATGAGCTGGACGACTTGAAGAAGATAAAACTAAATTTGCAACATCATAATTAG
- a CDS encoding glycoside hydrolase family 3 C-terminal domain-containing protein: MKAQKYCRYLLLACGLIGLGTSSAKIPPYKNTSLSFERRTEDLVSRMTLAEKVQIVRYDSPEIPRLGIPAHNFWNECLHGVARSGRATVFPQAIGMASMWDSDGMFAIADAISDEARAKHHEYASRGKRGIYQGLAYWTPNINIFRDPRWGRGMETYGEDPYLTGELAVPFIKGLQGNDPKYYKLIATAKHFAVHSGPESTRHSFDVWPSDYDMAETYTPHFKKTVKEAKVYSVMCAYQSFRGAPCCGNKFLEEMLRKQWGFKGYIVSDCWAIRDFYEKTGHHIVATPEEAAAMAIKSGTDLNCGDTYIHLADAVKKGLVTEKELDVSVKRIILARMKLGQFDPQEMVKYSKIPFSVVDSKEHQALAVDAARKSIVLLKNENNILPLSKDVKKVAVIGPNSNDLEVLLGNYNGYPTNPKTPLTGLREKLPNAEVTFAQGCPLAEKLPYFSAVPADYLFTDATMQQKGLKADYYNNSDWKGKPVHSRIDKNVDFVWRTTPPFKNMKYDHFSAKWSGVLVPPVTGEYALGGEGFSGFNLYINDKLVTKWNDIHHPRKLYELMTLEAGKAYNIRLEYTQNNTEYSIMRLLWDTPKPNLKQEAIELAKKSDVVVLCMGLSPLLEGEEMPVKVEGFSGGDRLDIKLPNTQTDLIREIQKLGKPTVLVLLNGSALAFNWENENIPAIVEAWYPGQGGGTAIADVLFGDYNPSGRLPLTFYKSIDQIPAFTEYDMTGKTYRYFKGEPLYQFGYGLSFSTFEYAIKNAPSLIKAGEEIKVTAEVKNTGKYDGDEVAELYVSLPDSKLKTAIRSLQGFKRVHLKAGETKEVEFTLKPIQMSARNNDNFAVVEAGTVQISVGGKQPDAKSLASKQVVQKDVQVTGNTYYVKE, encoded by the coding sequence ATGAAAGCACAAAAGTACTGCAGATATCTTCTCCTGGCGTGTGGGTTAATAGGTCTTGGAACATCGAGTGCCAAGATACCTCCGTATAAGAATACGTCTCTGAGCTTTGAGCGGCGGACGGAAGATTTAGTTTCCAGAATGACACTGGCAGAGAAAGTTCAGATTGTGAGATATGACTCACCGGAGATACCACGACTTGGTATTCCTGCTCACAACTTTTGGAATGAATGTCTTCACGGAGTTGCCCGTTCGGGAAGAGCCACGGTTTTTCCTCAGGCCATTGGTATGGCATCTATGTGGGATAGTGATGGAATGTTTGCCATTGCTGATGCAATATCTGATGAAGCTCGGGCAAAGCATCATGAATATGCTTCCCGTGGGAAAAGAGGAATCTATCAGGGGCTGGCTTACTGGACGCCAAATATTAATATTTTCCGTGATCCACGTTGGGGGAGAGGAATGGAAACGTATGGCGAAGATCCTTATCTGACAGGTGAATTGGCTGTTCCTTTTATTAAGGGTTTGCAGGGCAATGATCCTAAATACTATAAACTGATTGCTACTGCAAAACATTTCGCTGTTCATAGCGGACCGGAATCGACCCGCCACTCTTTTGATGTATGGCCAAGTGATTATGACATGGCAGAAACTTATACTCCGCATTTCAAGAAGACAGTAAAGGAAGCCAAAGTTTACTCTGTGATGTGTGCTTATCAGAGTTTTCGTGGTGCACCTTGCTGCGGTAATAAATTCCTGGAAGAGATGCTTCGCAAGCAATGGGGATTCAAAGGATATATTGTTTCCGATTGTTGGGCTATCCGCGACTTCTATGAGAAAACCGGGCATCATATAGTGGCTACTCCCGAGGAAGCTGCTGCAATGGCAATCAAATCAGGTACAGATCTGAATTGTGGCGACACTTATATTCATTTAGCTGATGCTGTTAAGAAGGGATTGGTTACAGAAAAAGAGCTGGATGTTTCCGTAAAGCGAATTATTCTTGCTCGTATGAAGCTGGGACAATTCGATCCTCAGGAAATGGTGAAATACTCTAAGATACCATTCAGTGTGGTTGATAGCAAAGAACATCAGGCTTTGGCTGTTGATGCTGCCCGTAAATCTATTGTTCTTTTGAAGAATGAAAACAATATACTTCCTTTGAGCAAGGATGTGAAAAAGGTTGCAGTGATTGGTCCTAATTCCAATGACCTGGAAGTTCTGTTGGGAAATTACAATGGTTATCCAACCAATCCTAAAACTCCGCTTACCGGACTTCGTGAAAAGCTACCGAATGCTGAGGTTACCTTTGCACAGGGTTGTCCGTTGGCCGAGAAGCTTCCTTACTTTTCTGCTGTTCCTGCAGATTATTTGTTTACCGATGCAACTATGCAGCAAAAAGGTTTAAAGGCTGACTATTACAATAACAGTGATTGGAAAGGTAAACCGGTTCATTCACGTATTGATAAAAATGTAGATTTTGTATGGCGAACAACACCTCCGTTTAAAAATATGAAGTATGACCATTTTTCCGCTAAGTGGAGTGGGGTGCTTGTTCCTCCGGTTACCGGTGAGTATGCTCTTGGTGGTGAAGGCTTTTCAGGATTTAACCTATATATAAATGATAAACTAGTTACAAAATGGAATGATATTCATCATCCACGTAAATTGTATGAGTTGATGACTTTGGAAGCTGGTAAAGCATATAATATTCGTCTGGAATATACTCAGAACAATACTGAATATTCTATTATGCGTCTGTTATGGGATACTCCAAAACCAAATTTGAAACAAGAAGCTATTGAGCTGGCTAAAAAATCGGATGTTGTTGTTCTTTGTATGGGACTTAGTCCGCTGCTGGAAGGGGAAGAAATGCCTGTAAAAGTAGAAGGATTCTCAGGTGGTGACCGTCTGGATATTAAATTACCAAACACGCAGACCGACCTTATTCGTGAGATTCAGAAACTGGGAAAACCTACAGTATTGGTATTGCTTAACGGAAGTGCACTTGCCTTTAACTGGGAAAATGAAAATATTCCTGCTATTGTTGAGGCTTGGTACCCGGGTCAAGGTGGTGGAACTGCCATTGCTGATGTTCTCTTTGGTGATTATAATCCATCCGGACGATTACCGCTAACTTTCTACAAATCAATAGACCAGATTCCTGCCTTTACTGAATATGATATGACAGGCAAGACTTATCGTTATTTTAAAGGTGAACCTCTTTATCAGTTTGGTTACGGTTTAAGCTTTTCTACTTTTGAATATGCAATCAAAAATGCACCATCTTTGATAAAAGCCGGAGAAGAAATCAAGGTAACTGCAGAAGTAAAGAACACTGGAAAGTATGATGGTGATGAAGTTGCCGAACTTTATGTGTCTCTTCCTGATAGCAAACTAAAGACTGCTATCCGTTCTCTTCAAGGATTCAAACGTGTTCATCTGAAAGCCGGAGAAACCAAAGAGGTTGAGTTTACTTTGAAACCTATTCAAATGTCGGCACGCAACAATGACAACTTTGCTGTGGTTGAGGCCGGAACTGTTCAGATCTCAGTAGGTGGCAAGCAACCGGATGCTAAATCTCTTGCTTCCAAGCAAGTGGTGCAGAAGGATGTTCAGGTTACCGGAAATACATATTATGTGAAGGAATAA
- a CDS encoding glycosyl hydrolase 115 family protein yields the protein MRLKSIIVFSLFTMLSISAFGSSFQKFILNTGGNDRFPLVASGNPVCMVEDSIDYPGVLRAVNNLRDDISNVTGFVPFLSKNKLPKEKKLLIIGTLGKNTFINQLVKSGKIDAAELSGKNEKYLIQTIAHPFHGVDEALVIAGSDKRGTIYGVYELSAQIGVSPWYYWADVPVKKQKDIYVIRGKYTDGEPAVKYRGIFLNDEAPALSGWSKDTFGGFNHKFYEKVFELLLRLKGNYMWPAMWGNAFYDDDSVSGPLANEMGIVMGTSHHEPMGLAQQDWKRRGTGAWDYNKNGAVLRDFWRTGIERCKDWESVITVGMRGDGDEPMTENANIELLQNIVKDQRRIITEVTKRNVEETPQMWALYKEVQDYYDKGMRVPDDVTLLLCDDNWGNVRKLPDLGAPYRKGGYGMYYHVDYVGGPRNYKWLNVSQVQRIWEQMNLTYRYGVDKIWILNVGDLKPMEYPISFFLDMAWNPDQFSANNLIEHTEKWCAQQFGDTYAKDAARMINLYTKYNRRVTPELLNSGTYSTVNYREFDGVVKDYKQLEKEATELYNRLPSNTRDAFDQLVLFPIQACANLNEMYAAQALNQLYAAQGRTSANDWAMKVKQLYERDSLLTIHYNKEITGGKWNHMMDQTHIGYTSWQQPEKNVMPKVSFVAALKDADMRVAVEGSKDVAALNKAEISLPAFDSFAKQQYYIDLFNAGETPFKYTLKASNDWLIISDYKGINKNDRPIIENDRRINISIDWNKLSVGKHEGKIVVKTKGKSITIKVEANSLQTPQNLKRRTFMESNGCVSIEAEHYSAANNNDKVSWQIIPGLGKTLSGITTSPVTAAPQEDAANGVSLEYDVYLQSSGDVTLKLLLSPTLNFNGNKGLRYAVSIDGGGEQIVNFNQKFTEREREHWVANSLIESVTKHPFSSAGLHTIKYRAIEPGIVLQKILLDMGGLKPSYLGAPESPFLNKVK from the coding sequence ATGAGATTAAAAAGTATTATTGTATTTTCATTATTCACTATGTTGTCAATCAGTGCTTTTGGAAGTTCTTTTCAAAAGTTTATTCTGAATACTGGGGGCAATGACAGGTTCCCTTTAGTTGCATCTGGTAATCCAGTTTGCATGGTGGAAGATAGCATTGATTATCCTGGTGTACTTCGTGCAGTTAATAATCTACGGGATGATATAAGTAATGTAACAGGTTTTGTTCCTTTTTTATCAAAGAATAAACTTCCTAAAGAAAAAAAACTATTAATAATAGGTACTTTAGGAAAGAATACCTTTATCAATCAGTTGGTAAAATCGGGAAAGATAGATGCTGCCGAACTAAGCGGAAAGAATGAAAAATATCTTATCCAGACAATAGCTCACCCTTTTCATGGAGTAGACGAAGCATTGGTTATTGCCGGTAGTGACAAGCGTGGTACTATCTATGGTGTATATGAGCTCTCGGCTCAAATAGGTGTTTCTCCATGGTATTATTGGGCAGATGTGCCAGTGAAAAAACAAAAAGATATTTATGTGATCCGCGGAAAGTATACTGATGGTGAGCCTGCTGTAAAGTATCGTGGAATTTTCCTGAATGATGAAGCTCCTGCACTTAGTGGATGGAGCAAAGATACTTTCGGAGGTTTTAATCACAAGTTTTATGAAAAGGTTTTTGAGTTGCTGCTTCGTCTGAAAGGCAACTATATGTGGCCTGCCATGTGGGGAAATGCTTTTTATGATGATGATTCGGTCAGCGGACCTTTAGCCAATGAAATGGGAATTGTGATGGGAACTTCACATCACGAACCAATGGGGTTAGCCCAGCAGGACTGGAAGCGCAGAGGAACCGGAGCGTGGGATTATAACAAGAATGGAGCTGTGTTACGTGATTTCTGGCGAACTGGTATAGAGCGTTGTAAGGACTGGGAATCAGTTATTACTGTTGGCATGCGAGGCGATGGTGATGAACCAATGACTGAAAATGCTAACATAGAGTTGTTACAGAATATTGTTAAGGACCAGCGCCGGATTATCACTGAAGTTACTAAACGAAATGTTGAGGAAACTCCTCAGATGTGGGCTCTTTATAAAGAGGTACAGGACTATTATGATAAAGGAATGCGTGTACCCGATGATGTAACATTGCTGCTTTGTGATGATAACTGGGGCAATGTACGCAAGTTGCCAGATTTAGGTGCACCCTATCGTAAAGGTGGATATGGAATGTATTATCATGTTGATTATGTGGGAGGTCCACGTAATTATAAATGGCTGAATGTTTCCCAGGTACAACGAATATGGGAGCAGATGAATCTGACCTATCGCTATGGCGTTGATAAAATTTGGATTTTAAATGTGGGCGATCTTAAACCTATGGAATATCCTATTAGCTTTTTCCTTGATATGGCATGGAATCCTGACCAATTCAGTGCGAATAATCTGATAGAACATACAGAGAAATGGTGCGCTCAGCAGTTTGGTGATACTTATGCCAAAGATGCTGCCCGAATGATTAACCTATATACTAAATACAATAGAAGAGTTACTCCTGAATTACTTAATTCAGGAACATACAGTACGGTGAATTACCGTGAATTTGACGGAGTTGTGAAAGATTACAAACAGCTGGAGAAAGAGGCTACAGAGCTTTATAACCGTTTGCCATCCAATACTCGTGATGCATTCGACCAGCTAGTGTTGTTCCCTATTCAGGCATGTGCCAACTTGAATGAGATGTATGCCGCACAAGCACTTAATCAATTATATGCCGCTCAAGGCAGAACTTCTGCTAATGATTGGGCAATGAAAGTAAAACAACTTTATGAACGCGATTCTTTGCTGACTATACATTACAATAAAGAAATAACCGGGGGGAAATGGAATCACATGATGGACCAGACTCATATAGGATATACATCCTGGCAGCAACCGGAAAAGAATGTGATGCCGAAAGTCTCTTTTGTTGCTGCCCTCAAGGATGCTGATATGAGAGTAGCGGTAGAAGGTTCCAAAGATGTTGCTGCATTGAATAAAGCAGAAATCAGTTTGCCGGCATTTGATTCATTTGCTAAACAACAGTACTACATTGACTTGTTTAATGCTGGTGAAACTCCTTTTAAATATACTTTGAAAGCTTCAAATGATTGGTTAATAATTTCAGATTATAAAGGAATAAATAAAAATGATAGGCCAATAATTGAAAATGATAGGCGAATAAATATCAGCATTGATTGGAATAAATTATCAGTCGGAAAGCACGAGGGCAAAATCGTGGTGAAGACGAAAGGTAAATCAATAACTATAAAGGTAGAAGCTAACTCTTTACAAACTCCCCAGAACCTGAAACGCAGGACTTTTATGGAAAGTAACGGATGTGTATCCATTGAAGCTGAACATTATTCCGCAGCAAATAATAATGATAAAGTTTCCTGGCAGATAATTCCCGGACTAGGAAAAACACTTTCCGGCATTACAACTTCTCCGGTTACGGCTGCTCCTCAGGAAGATGCAGCAAACGGAGTATCATTGGAATATGATGTTTATTTGCAATCTTCGGGTGATGTAACACTGAAACTTCTTCTTTCACCAACGCTCAACTTCAATGGCAATAAAGGATTGCGCTATGCTGTATCTATTGACGGAGGAGGAGAACAGATTGTGAACTTTAACCAGAAGTTTACTGAGCGGGAAAGAGAACATTGGGTGGCAAACAGTCTCATTGAATCGGTAACCAAACATCCTTTTTCCAGTGCCGGACTTCATACAATAAAGTATCGTGCAATTGAACCGGGTATTGTTTTGCAAAAAATATTGCTTGATATGGGCGGTTTGAAACCAAGTTATCTGGGAGCACCTGAAAGTCCGTTCCTAAACAAAGTAAAGTAG
- a CDS encoding RagB/SusD family nutrient uptake outer membrane protein, with amino-acid sequence MKRINIKAYIGTALLTLSLMGCSDILDEQPRSIYTPEYFKTEKGIMGGLTSMYAHLRYIYGQGYYYNSCLTGTDEVTYAQSADANFKDMDLSGVGSITSSSSRSDALWGAAFSNINMASGVIENATAVATISNAQVAEARFFRAFDYFLLVQTFGGVPLDLGAGELKFNLSTNRTSVRNTVPEVYTKAIFPDLLTAINDLPATGRVTGGATKTVARLYLSKAYLTYGWWLENPNSIPTYPLCNRTDPDGHNAQWYYQQAYNVATAAIADPGNFGLLANFYDVNVGSNDRNKEILLYADHTQSSDLYNGGSITSGSGAAPDNFAGWMMTWNYTNIRSAAKTDWSSVVSSVQREATQPLGRPWTRMCPTINVIKNTFADKNNDSRYDGTFTTVYRGNWNRAGATNASLYNANNMPIVQNDAVLTFLDDEPATAIDYSNSTYKSNIGAGVLPGRGDFVISPNGISRIVYPGLWKLGPYRTDNGTGLGQPNAGSTRPFNIAKFSELYFIAAEAAVKGATTTTGQSARDLINVIRARAGQWRWSNNGNVAKVEDHSAAMIAATPANIDINYILSERSREYYGEGYRWFDLVRTQKWAELAGTYQICGSNYGDHTPVTVTRTITSNFYLRPIPQGQLDGMEMSDADKVTYQNPGY; translated from the coding sequence ATGAAACGAATAAATATAAAAGCATATATAGGAACAGCTTTGCTTACATTGTCCTTAATGGGATGTTCTGATATTTTGGATGAACAGCCACGCAGTATTTATACTCCCGAGTATTTCAAAACAGAGAAAGGTATTATGGGAGGTTTAACGTCTATGTATGCCCATTTGCGCTACATATATGGACAAGGGTACTATTACAATTCTTGCCTCACAGGTACCGATGAAGTAACTTATGCCCAGAGTGCTGATGCAAACTTTAAGGATATGGATCTTTCCGGCGTGGGATCGATTACTTCATCAAGTAGCCGTTCTGATGCTCTTTGGGGAGCAGCATTCTCTAATATAAATATGGCCAGTGGTGTTATTGAAAATGCAACAGCTGTGGCAACTATTTCTAATGCCCAGGTTGCTGAAGCTAGATTCTTCCGTGCGTTCGACTACTTTTTATTGGTACAGACATTTGGTGGTGTACCTTTAGATTTGGGTGCAGGTGAACTGAAGTTTAATTTATCAACTAATCGTACTTCTGTGCGCAACACTGTACCAGAGGTGTATACAAAGGCTATATTTCCTGATCTTTTGACAGCGATAAATGATTTGCCTGCCACAGGACGTGTCACTGGTGGTGCAACTAAAACTGTTGCTCGTCTTTATTTGTCAAAAGCTTACCTGACATATGGATGGTGGTTGGAAAACCCAAATAGTATCCCTACTTATCCATTGTGTAATAGAACAGATCCTGATGGACATAATGCTCAATGGTATTATCAGCAGGCATATAACGTAGCAACTGCTGCTATTGCAGATCCTGGTAATTTTGGTTTATTGGCAAACTTTTATGATGTTAACGTTGGATCAAACGATCGTAACAAGGAAATCCTGTTGTATGCAGATCACACACAATCAAGTGATTTATATAATGGAGGTAGTATTACTTCTGGTAGTGGCGCTGCTCCGGATAACTTTGCTGGTTGGATGATGACATGGAACTATACAAACATAAGAAGTGCAGCTAAGACAGATTGGAGCTCGGTTGTAAGCTCTGTTCAACGTGAAGCTACACAACCATTGGGTCGTCCATGGACACGTATGTGCCCCACTATCAATGTAATTAAAAACACTTTTGCCGATAAGAATAATGATTCCAGATACGATGGTACCTTTACAACTGTTTATAGAGGAAACTGGAATAGAGCAGGTGCAACTAATGCGTCTTTGTATAACGCAAATAATATGCCGATTGTACAGAATGATGCAGTTCTAACATTCCTTGATGATGAACCAGCAACAGCTATTGATTACTCTAATTCAACATACAAGAGCAACATTGGTGCCGGTGTATTACCTGGTAGAGGGGATTTTGTGATATCACCAAATGGAATAAGCAGAATAGTATATCCGGGACTTTGGAAACTTGGACCTTACCGCACAGATAATGGTACCGGATTAGGACAACCTAATGCAGGAAGTACTCGTCCTTTCAATATTGCTAAATTCTCAGAACTTTATTTTATTGCTGCTGAAGCAGCTGTGAAAGGTGCAACGACTACTACTGGTCAAAGTGCCAGAGATTTGATTAATGTTATTCGTGCACGTGCTGGTCAGTGGCGTTGGAGTAACAATGGTAATGTCGCAAAAGTTGAAGACCATAGTGCTGCAATGATAGCTGCGACTCCTGCAAATATTGACATAAACTATATTCTGTCAGAACGTTCACGTGAATATTATGGAGAAGGTTATCGTTGGTTCGATTTGGTACGTACCCAAAAATGGGCAGAACTTGCTGGTACATACCAAATTTGTGGAAGCAATTATGGAGATCATACTCCAGTAACAGTAACCCGTACTATTACAAGTAATTTCTATCTGCGCCCAATTCCACAAGGTCAACTCGATGGCATGGAAATGAGCGATGCAGATAAAGTAACTTATCAGAATCCAGGCTATTAG